From one Nothobranchius furzeri strain GRZ-AD chromosome 2, NfurGRZ-RIMD1, whole genome shotgun sequence genomic stretch:
- the LOC107373020 gene encoding gastrula zinc finger protein XlCGF57.1 isoform X1: MWEQLNEMETDATGTSFSAVSCQFEEEKVQLPQFDQHQPKDRDLSTRSTTDQMKAASGGEDCGGAESTRSPDLNPYEDDSHSSETEVSEDEDDQDGNNSYCQLKLFSDSEPKTEDNNKDQNESKSSKSDVKAVKSFHCPECGKEFLYERSLQKHVRVTSHSGMKSSGCWVNKKRVRVKKNVDSCREIQTKQKYFSCDDCGKIFSRSHLNTHMRVHTGEKPFTCELCGNRFSKKGSLNRHMRVHTGEKPFACELCGQRFSQKGCLNKHMRVHTGDKPFACELCGNRFSEKGSLNRHIRVHTGEKPFACEFCGQRFSLKDPLNKHMRVHTGWKPFACDLCGNRFSETGSLNRHMRVHTGEKPFACELCGQRFSLKDSLNTHIRVHTGNKPFACEFCGNRFSEKGHLNNHRRVHTGEKPFACELCGQRFSQKGNLKTHMRVHTGNNASI; the protein is encoded by the coding sequence ATGTGGGAACAGCTTAATGAGATGGAAACTGATGCCACCGGGACTTCATTCTCTGCAGTTTCTTGCCAGTTTGAGGAAGAAAAAGTTCAGTTGCCACAGTTTGATCAGCACCAACCTAAAGACAGAGACCTTTCAACCAGAAGCACCACTGACCAGATGAAAGCAGCAAGTGGTGGAGAggactgtggaggagcagaaagtaCCAGGAGTCCAGATCTAAATCCTTATGAAGATGATTCCcactcttcagagactgaagtcagtGAGGATGAAGATGACCAGGATGGAAACAATTCTTACTGTCAACTGAAACTCTTCTCAGACTCTGAGCCTAAAACTGAAGACAATAACAAAGACCAGAATGAGAGCAAGTCTTCTAAATCAGATGTTAAGGCAGTCAAATCTTTTCACTGCCCTGAATGTGGTAAAGAATTTCTCTATGagcggtctctccagaaacatgtaagagtgacaagtcattcaggaATGAAGTCTTCTGGCTGTTGGGTTAATAAGAAACGTGTCAGAGTGAAGAAAAATGTAGACTCATGCAGGGAAATCcagacaaaacaaaaatattttagtTGTGATGATTGTGGAAAAATATTTAGCAGatcacatttaaacacacacatgagagtccacacaggagagaagccttttacttgtgagctctgtgggaatagatttagtaaaaagggaagtttaaacagacatatgagagtccacacaggagagaagccctttgcttgtgagctctgtggacaaagatttagccaaaagggttgtttaaacaaacacatgagagtccacactggagataagccttttgcttgtgagctctgtggaaatagatttagtgaaaagggaagtttaaacagacatattagagtccacacaggagaaaagccctttgcttgtgagttctgtggacaaaggtttagcCTAAAGGAtcctttaaacaaacacatgagagtccacacaggatggaagccttttgcttgtgacctCTGTGGGAATAGGTTTAGTGAAACGggaagtttaaacagacacatgagagtccacacaggagagaagccctttgcttgtgagctctgtggacaaagatttagccttaaggatagtttaaacacacacataagagtccacacaggaaataagccttttgcttgtgagttctgtgggaatagatttagtgaaaagggtcaTTTAAACAACCAcaggagagtccacacaggagagaagcccttcgcttgtgagctctgtggacaaagatttagccaaaagggtaatttaaagacacacatgagagtccacacagggaaCAATGCATCCATTTAA